One region of Rutidosis leptorrhynchoides isolate AG116_Rl617_1_P2 unplaced genomic scaffold, CSIRO_AGI_Rlap_v1 contig370, whole genome shotgun sequence genomic DNA includes:
- the LOC139883221 gene encoding NADPH-dependent aldo-keto reductase, chloroplastic, with translation MRSDQVRLNCGITIPMVGFGTYSYQNDRKTTEEAVHMALKMGYRHFDTAKIYGSEAALGNALKEAFDNGSVVDREDVFITSKLWSADHHDPVSALTNTLKKLGMEYVDMYLVHWPVKLKPWASYPVPNEEDYEKLDLESTWAAMEKCLDLGLCRGIGVSNFSSKKIQHLVDFASVPPAINQVEMHPMWRQEKLREICEDHKVHVSAYSPLGGPGNAWGSTAVVEHPVIQSIARKHRATPAQVALKWGLSKGSSVIVKSFNGERMKENKAAFDITLDTVDIKEIDKLEEWKLMRGEFLCNHTTSPYKSIQQLWDGEI, from the exons atGAGGAGTGATCAAGTACGTTTGAACTGTGGCATTACTATACCAATGGTTGGATTCGGCACTTACTCTTATCAGAATGATAGGAAGACAACTGAAGAAGCCGTTCATATGGCACTCAAG ATGGGTTACAGACACTTTGATACAGCAAAGATTTATGGGTCAGAGGCAGCATTAGGGAATGCATTGAAGGAAGCATTTGATAATGGATCAGTTGTCGACAGAGAAGATGTCTTTATTACTTCTAAACTTTGGAGTGCTGATCATCATGATCCTGTCTCCGCTCTCACCAACACTCTAAA GAAGTTGGGGATGGAATATGTTGACATGTATTTAGTGCACTGGCCGGTGAAGTTGAAGCCATGGGCAAGCTATCCAGTACCTAATGAGGAGGACTATGAGAAACTCGACCTTGAATCCACTTGGGCTGCAATGGAAAAATGTCTTGACTTGGGATTATGCAGGGGAATCGGTGTCAGCAATTTCTCTAGCAAAAAAATTCAACACCTTGTAGATTTCGCTTCGGTTCCACCAGCCATTAATCAG GTGGAAATGCATCCGATGTGGAGGCAGGAAAAGCTTCGAGAGATATGTGAAGATCACAAAGTCCATGTCAGTGCATACTCACCTCTCGGTGGGCCGGGGAATGCTTGGGGCTCGACAGCTGTGGTGGAGCATCCAGTCATCCAATCTATTGCCCGCAAGCACAGGGCAACTCCAGCTCAGGTTGCTCTAAAATGGGGATTATCAAAAGGATCAAGTGTGATAGTTAAGAGCTTCAATGGAGAAAGAATGAAGGAGAACAAGGCAGCCTTTGATATTACATTGGACACTGTAGATATAAAAGAGATCGACAAGCTGGAAGAATGGAAACTCATGAGAGGAGAGTTTCTTTGCAATCATACTACTAGCCCTTATAAATCCATTCAACAACTATGGGATGGTGAAATCTAA